A single region of the Biomphalaria glabrata chromosome 15, xgBioGlab47.1, whole genome shotgun sequence genome encodes:
- the LOC106055818 gene encoding uncharacterized protein LOC106055818, translating into MRRLTINMFLARPTLVLAAILTLCMCSLLVSMYYIHNIAMASPLDLMKANRIVRLNGRVIGEDESPDNAHSQLDLFNSSENHDANAHPVLNDIDIALHIEKRKAKKGQNEDAHLPKKIKKEDMWPSHEKAQKRRKAFVPLAMQIYNNPQRTRQNWNGERYIVYLCHSNLTCAGWGDRQHGVLSAYLLSIVTNRTFKVDMQSPCPLSKLYHPRLLNWRINQSELEGLSSTHLYALNDRRFRESMREIDFDEEYPQDVVYLTTNYDYFYNLKANPKYKSIFKQKIKGRPRPILFADLWQSIFKMNKRVVKKYSSALKNAWPTSQHKLACAHIRFGRNPTIPTDSDIRNSLTTIKPLWSYLDKHSDPLKYRMFVASDWQGFRDKVKSMYRNITVDVEGDIIHIDKLKDQRRRDNVTSPVVLDACSGFEKVIADQYVLSKCDILLLTYSVFGKGAAYLRRSNNDLYLMENGTIKPLILFDERNH; encoded by the exons ATGAGAAGATTAACTATCAACATGTTTTTA GCTCGCCCAACACTTGTCTTGGCTGCTATACTCACTTTGTGCATGTGCTCTTTACTTGTGAGCATGTACTATATTCACAACATTGCCATGGCTTCACCCTTAGACCTGATGAAAGCCAACAGAATTGTCAGGCTGAATGGAAGAGTTATAGGAGAAGATGAATCACCTGACAATGCTCATTCCCAGTTGGATTTATTTAATTCATCAGAA AACCATGATGCCAATGCTCACCCAGTACTAAATGACATAGATATTGCCCTGCATATTGAAAAAAGGAAAGCGAAAAAGGGTCAAAATGAAGATGCTCATCTgcctaaaaagattaaaaaagaagatatgtGGCCAAGCCATGAAAAGGCACAAAAACGAAGAAAAGCCTTTGTTCCTTTGGCCATGCAAATTTACAACAATCCCCAGAGAACAAGACAGAACTGGAATGGGGAAAGATACATAGTTTATTTATGCCACAGTAACTTAACTTGTGCTGGTTGGGGTGACAGACAGCACGGTGTACTGTCAGCGTACCTCCTGTCCATAGTCACCAACAGAACGTTCAAAGTGGACATGCAGAGTCCTTGTCCCTTGTCTAAGCTGTACCATCCACGACTGCTTAACTGGAGAATTAACCAGTCAGAGCTGGAAGGATTGTCTAGCACTCACTTGTACGCCTTAAATGACCGTCGCTTTCGTGAGTCCATGAGAGAGATAGACTTTGATGAAGAATATCCTCAGGATGTTGTGTACTTGACAACAAACTATGATTATTTTTATAACCTGAAAGCTAATCCCAAatacaaaagtatttttaaacagAAGATTAAAGGTCGACCAAGACCGATATTGTTTGCCGATTTGTGGCAAAGTATATTTAAAATGAACAAAAgagttgttaaaaaatattcatcAGCTCTGAAAAATGCCTGGCCTACCAGTCAACACAAACTGGCTTGTGCACATATCCGCTTTGGAAGGAATCCAACAATTCCAACTGACTCAGACATTAGAAACTCATTAACAACAATAAAACCCTTGTGGTCTTACCTGGATAAGCATTCTGATCCACTGAAATATCGGATGTTTGTAGCCAGTGACTGGCAAGGCTTTCGGGATAAAGTCAAGAGCATGTATAGAAACATAACTGTGGATGTGGAAGGGGACATCATTCACATTGACAAGTTAAAAGATCAGCGCAGGCGGGACAATGTTACCAGTCCTGTCGTCCTAGACGCATGCTCTGGATTTGAGAAGGTTATTGCGGATCAGTATGTTTTAAGTAAATGTGATATTCTTTTATTGACTTACAGTGTTTTCGGCAAAGGCGCTGCTTATTTAAGGAGGTCAAACAACGACTTGTACCTGATGGAGAATGGTACAATAAAACCCCTGATTTTGTTTGACGAAAGGAACCATTGA